In Natronococcus sp. AD-5, the genomic window CCGCAGGAACAGTAACGCGCTCCCGCATCCGCTCGTTCTCCGGTCCGGACTCGAGACGGTCCGTCGTGACCGGTCACCTGATCGACGATCCGGCCGAAAATTTAAATCGGCAGAGAGTGTTTGATACTGACACTCGTGCCAACAAGTAGCACCACACGTCGATCCCTCGCGCTCAGCCGCGTCGAAACGATCGACGCGGCGGCAACCGTCCGGCACGTCGATCAGCTCGACGAGGAGACGCTGGACGCGTTCTACCGCGCGCTCGAGGGAACTCGTTCGGTAGGTGCTACTGAAATCGGCCTCGAGCCGGGGACGATCGTCGTCGCCACCGACTACTACCGGGTCGAATCGACGTAGCCACCGCGGGCAGCGATGTTGACGTCGTTGGACGTATCGAAGCCGTTTTCCCCCGTGCGCGTTTTCGATACCGTATGAACGGCGGTAGCGACATGACCCTGGCGTTCGAGCTCGAGGCGCTGAAAGAGCTCGCGAAACCCGAGAGCGTCTTCGAAGACGCCAGAGGGTGGAGCGAATACATCGGCGTCGTCTCCGAGAAACCGACCTACGTCGTCACGAACTACACGCGCAAGAACCGCATCCGGCAGGACTTCTTCTCCGGCCCCCGCGGGAAGCGCGAGAGCCTCGAGGCCGTCAAGGATCAGTTCGACACCGAGCGCCACGTCTTCATCGGTGCGAGCGACGAGGACGAACAGCTGGCCGAGGACGTCGACTGGGAGTACCTCCCCGTCGAGGACGCCGCGGAAGCCGCCGACTGGATCATCGCGACGGACGTCGACGACGAGGAAGAGGACGCCGAACCGGTTCGGGACGACTGGCCCTGAGAACGGGTTCGAAGCCGGATCGAGTCCGCGGCTCAGTTCTTACCGATTTCCTCGCGCCGTCGGAGCGTTTGCGCCGTCGGGAGCGTCCACCCGCGCGTAACCGCGGCCATCCGCGCCAGCACGGTCACCACGGCGCAGGCGATCGCGGCAGTACTCCCGGCGACGCCGCCCAGCGTCGCTCCCAGGTAGACGGCTCCGCCGAGCACCGCACAGCTGGCGTAGAAGTCCTCGAACAGGATGAACGGCGACCGGTCCAGAAGGACGTCCGCGATCGCGCCGCCGCCGACCGCGTTGATCGTCGCGATGGCGACGACACCGAACCCCGAAACGCCGACGTCGACGGCCACGATCGCGCCGGCCGTGGTGAACGCGGCGAGTCCGACCCCGTCGGCGAACAGCGTAATCGGGTGATCGTCGGGGGCCTCGAGAACGAGGTGCAGTCCGATCGCCAGGGCGACGCCGACCGTTCCGAGGCCGATCTCGCTCGTCGACTGGAGCGCCAACGGGACGCGTCCCACGAGGACGTCTCGCGTCGCACCCCCGGCGAACGCCGTGGCGAGTCCGACGACGGTGACGCCGAACAGGTCGAACTCCTCGCGTATCGCCTTGGTCGACCCGACCAGGGCGAACGCGATCAGGCCGATCGCGTTCATCACGACGAACGGGTCGAGCGCTTCCGCGACGAACTCCTGACTCATCATCTCGGACCACGCGGGACCGGCTCTTGAGGGCTACGTCTCGGCCGGACTCCACGGAGGTCGGGCCCGCGTCCCCTCGAGTCGTCGCTCTTATGGCTTCGCCGATCCAATCGCGAGCAATGGCAGAGCCCCGCGTCCCGGGTTCCGGCGGCGACGACCGACTCGAGCTTCCCTGTGGGGAGTCGCTCGATCCGCACGAGATCGACCTCGGCATGCGCGAGTACGCCTGTTCCTGCGGCGAGCGACACGCCGTCGTCACGGACGTCCACCCGCCGTCTCGATTCTTCCCCGAATCGTTCGTGGTCGTCCTCCAGGAGCTGATCGAGACCGACGACGAGTTCGAGGAGTTCGGCACGCCCCACTTACTCGGCGTCGTCATGGAGGAGTTCCCCGAGGCCGTCGTCACCCACGACGCGAGCGACGACGGCGCCGTCGGCTACGCGATGCTGTGGGTCACGGACTTCGACGCCCGGCGGCTCCACGAGATCGTCGTCGAACTCGTCGTCGAGCTGATGGAGCACGCGATCAGCCACGCCGAGGACGACGCCGCGATCACCGAGTTCGAGTCGCAGATGCTCGAGTTCGACGTCGGCGAGTTCGTCGAGCAGTACCGCCGCCAGCGCGAGTTCGAGAGCGAGCACGACCGTGCGCTTTGAGTGCGATTTTTCGACCGCTACGACGCGAATCCGGGGAGCGCCCGTGTGCGACCGAAGAGCGAATAATCGAGAGCGAATCGGTCGAGTACGTGATGACCCTCTCGGCCCGGGACGACCCGTGGTATTCGGTGCTGTCGTTCGACGGGGACGCGTCCGTCACGGAACCACGGCCCGGTGAGCGGGCGACGGAACCCACGTTGACCCGCGTCAGCCACACGGAAGCGGTCGAGCACGCCGCCGTTCCCCGGACCGTCAGTCCGACGAAGTCCGCGAAGCCGTCGACGAGTTCCAACGCGATCAAACCATCGAGCACGACGGGGAGTACTGCTACGACACGAGACTCCAATACCGCGGCGGACAAACGTTCTCGGGGCGACCCTCGTCGACGTCTGGGTGACGCTGTTCGCGCTCGGGAGCGCGTTGCCGGCTTACTCGGGATGGCGGTCTCGATCGACGTTTATCGGACGCGTCCTCGAGTTCGCCCGGACGACGAGCCGGTATTCGATTTCGCCGTCCCGGCGATCGCGTGAGCCGATCGTCGTGCTCGTTCGACGGCGATCGGGCGGGCTATTCGAATTTCGAAATCGAGTTACGAGAATCGTACTGTTTCGTGGGGCTTATTACGATGTGCGAACTTCGGACGGACAGGACCAATGAGTACGGACCACCAGGGCGACGGTGACGCCACAGGGGACGGACGCACGATCCTGCTGATCGGCAGCGGACCGATCCAGATCGGACAGGCCGCCGAGTTCGACTATTCCGGCGCGCAGGCCTGCCGAGCGCTCCAAGAGGAGGGCGCTCGAGTCGTCCTCGTCAACTCGAACCCTGCGACGATCATGACCGACCCGGAGATGGCCGATCGGGTCTACATCGAACCGATCACGACCGAGGCCATCGCGGAGATCATCCGCAAGGAGAACCCGGACGGCGTCATCGCCGGGCTGGGCGGCCAGACGGGACTGAACGTCACGGCCGAACTCGCCGAGCAGGGCGTTCTCGACGAGTACGACGTCGACATCATGGGGACGCCCCTCGACACGATCTACGCGACCGAGGACCGCGACCTCTTCCGCCAGCGCATGGAGAAGATCGGCCAGCCGGTGCCCGGGTCGACGACCATCTCGCTCGAGGAGGGCGAGTCCACCGCCGACCTGACCGAGGAGGACCTCCGCGACCGCGTCGAGGCGGCCGTCGAGGAGGTCGGCGGGCTCCCGGTGATCGCCCGGACCACCTACACGCTCGGCGGCTCCGGCTCCGGCGTCGTCGAGGAGATGGACGAACTCCTCGAGCGCGTCCGGAAGGGACTGCGCCTCTCGCGCAACAGCGAGGTGCTGATCACCGAGTCCATCGCCGGCTGGGTCGAGTACGAGTACGAGGTGATGCGCGACGCCGACGACTCGTGTATCATCATCTGCAACATGGAGAACATCGACCCGATGGGCATCCACACCGGGGAATCGACGGTCGTCACGCCCTCCCAGATCGTGCCCGACGAGGGCCACCAGGAGATGCGCACCGCGGCCCTCGACGTCATCCGCGAACTGGGCATCCAGGGAGGGTGTAACATCCAGTTCGCCTGGCGCGACGACGGCACCCCCGGCGGCGAGTACCGCGTCGTCGAGGTCAACCCGCGCGTCTCCCGCTCGTCCGCGCTGGCCTCGAAGGCGACGGGGTACCCGATCGCCCGCGTGACCGCGAAGGTCGCGCTCGGCAAGCGCCTCCACGAGATCACGAACGAGATCACGGGGGAGACGACCGCGGCCTTCGAGCCCGCGATCGACTACGTCGTCACCAAGGTCCCGCGCTGGCCCAAGGACAAGTTCGACGACGTCGACTTCGAACTGACGACGGCGATGAAGTCGACCGGCGAGGCGATGGCCATCGGCCGCACCTTCGAGGAGAGCCTCCTCAAGGCGCTTCGCTCGAGCGAGTACGAACCCGACGTCGAGTGGGACGACGTCGGCGACGCGGAACTCGAGGAGCACTACCTCGCCCGCCCCTCCCCCGACCGCCCGTACGCGATGTTCGAGGCCTTCGACCGCGGCTACGGCGTCGACGAGGTCGTCGACCTGACGGGCATCTTCGAGTGGTACACGGAGCGCTACAAGCGCATCGCCGAGTCGACTCGCGCCGCACAGGAGGGCGACTTCGCCGACGCCGCGATCGTCGGTCGCACCAACGCCGCGATCGCCTCCACGGCCGGCGCGGACGTCGACGCCGTCGAGCAGGAGGTACCCGGTCGCACGTACAAGCAGGTCGACACCTGCGCCGGCGAGTTCGAAGCCGAGACCCCGTACTACTACTCCGCGCGCCAGAACGAGTTCGAGACCGGCCCGCTCAAGGGCATGGCCGCCGCGGGCGAACTCGAGGTCGATCCGGACGTCGAGAGCGTCATCGTGGTCGGCGGCGGCCCGATCCGGATCGGACAGGGCGTCGAGTTCGACTACTGTTCGGTTCACGCGGTCCAGGCGCTGCGCGAGATGGGCATCGACGCCCACGTCGTGAACAACAACCCCGAAACGGTCTCGACGGACTACGACACCTCCGACGGCCTCTTCTTCGAGCCCATAACTGCGGAAGAGGTCGCGGACGTCGCCGAGGCGACCGACGCCGACGGCGTGATGGTCCAGTTCGGCGGCCAGACGTCGGTGAACATCGGCGATCCGCTGCGGGACGAGATCGAGCGCCGCGGGCTCGACTGCGAGGTCATGGGCACGTCCGTCGAGGCGATGGACTTAGCGGAGGACCGCGACCGGTTCAACGCGCTCATGGACGACCTGGGCATCGCCCAGCCCGAGGGCGGCGCCGCCCACAGCAAGGAGGAGGCGATGGAGCTCGCCCACGAGATCGGATACCCCGTGCTCGTGCGCCCCTCCTACGTGCTCGGCGGCCGCGCGATGGACGTCGTCTACGACGACGAGGAACTCGAGCAGTACATCGAGGAGGCGGTACGCGTGAGCCCGGACAAGCCGATCCTCGTGGACGACTTCCTCGAGGACGCGGTCGAACTCGACGTCGACGCCGTCGCGGACGGCGAGGACGTGCTGATCGGCGGCGTCATGGAACACGTCGAGGCCGCGGGGGTCCACTCCGGCGACTCCGCCTGTATGATCCCGCCGCGCTCGCTCGACGACGAGACGCTGGCCCGCGTGCGCGAAGTCGCCGAGGACATCGCCGAGGCGCTCGAGACGGTCGGCCTGCTGAACGTGCAGCTCGCAGTGCGCGATGACGAAGTGTACGTCCTCGAGGCCAACCCGCGCTCCTCGCGCACGGTACCGTTCATCTCGAAGGCGACGGGCGTCCCGATCGCCAAGCTGGCGGCGAAGGTCATGGCCGGCAACTCGCTGTCCGACCTCGACGTCGAGGAGCAGATCCCCGAGCAGACCTCGATCAAGGAGGTCGTCCTGCCGTTCGACCGCCTGCCGGGCTCGGATCCGCGTCTCGGCCCCGAGATGAAGTCCACCGGCGAGGTCATGGGCAGCGCCGACACCTTCGGCCGCGCCTACGACAAGGCCCAGGACGCGACGGGCAAGCCGATCCCCGAGGAGGGGACCGCCATCATCGACCTCTCGGCCGACGCCTTCCCCGATCCCGACACCGACGCGGGCGAGGGGTTGGTCGCCGGCTTCACCGAGCACTTCGACCTCTGCGAGGAAGTCGACCTCGTCCAGGCTGTCAAGGAAGGGAAAGTCGACCTGATCATCTCGCGGGACCGCGACCTGCTCGAGATCGCCGTCGAGGAGGAGGTCACGTACTTCTCGACGCCCGCGAGCGCGAAGGCCGCGCTCGAGGCGCTCGAGGCGAAGGACGAGCCGATCGACGTGCAGGCGGTCAGCGACCGGCCGAAGCGGGCTCGCGAGTGGGGCCGGTAGTCCGGCCGGCGCGCCGATCCACGCCTGATTCCGTTCATCGAGAAACGCTCGGCGACGACCGCCGGGTTCGCTTTCCGGTCCCGACGGCGTGACCGACGCGAAATTCGGCAAACGCACACGTAGGTGGGCGATCATTTTCTACGCGTGACCCGCCTTCCCTTCCGGACGGCTGCGCTCGCAACCGTCGGCGGCGTCGGGAACGCCGCCGTCGTCCTCGCGCTGTACGCCCGCGCCGAGTATCCGACGCTCGAGTCGACCGTCGGCCTCGCGGCCCCCGTCTTCGCGGTCGGCCTCGTTGCGGTACTCGTCTCGGCGTCCACGCGCCTGGTAGCGCCAACCGTCGGTTTTCTCGCCGCCCTAATCGGGACGACCTACGTCGAACTCACCTCGCCGATGCCCGAGTGCGGCGAACTCCGCGGCTACGTCGTCGTCGATGGCCCGACGTACGTCGCCGACTACGCGAACGCGTGGTACGTCTGGCTCTCGCTGGCGCTGGTCGCGGGCCTCCTCGAGTTCGCGATTCGACGCGGCTACGGGATCGCCGACGGGCGACTCCGGAACCTGCCCGCGTTCCCGCTCTCGCGGACCGCGATCGCGGGAACCGTCGCCGGCTTCGCCGGATTCGTCGGTATCGCGACCGCGCTGCTGGTGCTCCGGGCCGGAATCAGGCCACCCCTCGCTGCCCTGGTCGTCTTCGCCGCCGCCGCCGCCGTTACGGCGGTTCCGCTCCGGGCGTTGCTCGCCAGAGGGCTGCTCTCGCCGGTCCTCCTGTTCGCCGTCGTCGTTCCGTACTTCCTGATTGTGGAGGTCTTCGTCGCTACCGACAGTCCGGTTCACCTCGTGCTGTTCGGTTCGTACGCCGTCGTTCTCTCGCTCGTCGGCGCCCTCGAGGCGGCGTTCCGAAGCCGAATTCGGGGCTGGAGCGGCGGTCGGTTCGTCGGGGAGCGTCCGCGGTGACTGGAGGTCGATGGGACTCGAGTCCGAGTACTCATGCTACGAGCGACGGAGGCTAGCAGCTGCGATGGAACCGGTGGCCGCGACCCCGGCGACGGAAGCAATCGCGGCCGTACCGGCTGGTCCCGGTCCGATCGTGAGCAACTGGTCGACGGTGAGACGAACGTGGCCGAGCCACGGGATCCGGAAGCTTCCCTTTCCCAGTACCCACTCCGATTTGACGACGCTGTTTTCCCGGCTCGATAATCCGCCGGCCTGATCGTAGTGGTGGTTCGCGTCGCCCTTGGTGACGAAGCCGTCGTGCGGTGCCGGGCAGTTTTCGACGGCGGCGCAGGACGCTCCGGCGACGTACCGCACGTCGGCTTTCGTGTCGACCCAGTTTTCGTCCGCGTCGACCCAGAAGTGAGCGCGGTGGATGATCGGCGTTCGCGACTCGTCGCCGCCGGGTGCGAAGACGATGACGTCGCCGCCGTTCCCGAACTTCTCGTGGTCTCGGCCGTCCTCGAGCGTCACGACGCCGGTGTTTCCGGCGGGGTCGTCACCGACGAAGCGATCGTCCGCGGTGATGACGACGAGATCGCCGACGTCCACGTTCGGCTTCATGCTCCCGCTCTCGACGGCGACCAGCGGCGGCCAGACGCCGCTGATCCCGAAGATCAGCAGTCCGACGACCGCGACGATGGCCACGCCGCTCAGGACGTCTCGTACGAGGAGCGCCGATCCGTCGCCGGCATCGAGGGCCCGGCGTCTCGGCCCGGCGTCCCCGACGGACTCGCGACGCGTGGCATCACCGCCGCCGGCGATCTTCCCATTCTCCCTGCCGGGACCTGACTCGCCCATCCCACCGCACTACGCCCTCCCCGTAATTGAAACCCGTTCTCCGTCTCGAATTCCGATCCGAACGGCATCGGGTCCGGTTCGCACCCGGCGGGAGAGCCGCACGCGATGACGAAGTCCGACATCCCTAAGCGCCCGGACTCGCTGGTTCGAGTATGGAGTATCACGAGGCGGCGGACTTTCTCTTCGGGTTGCGACGCTTCCGCCCGAAGCCGGGGACGGAGTCGACGGCGCAGCTGCTCGCCCACCTCGAGAACCCGCACGAGAACGTCGATTTCGTGCAGATCGCCGGCTCCAACGGGAAGGGGAGCACGGCGCGGATGCTCGAACGCGCGCTGCGGGAGGCGGGCCTCTCGGTCGGGCTCTACACCTCGCCGCACCTCGAGGACCTGCGCGAGCGGATCCGCGTCGACGGTCGCAAGATCCCCCGGTCCGCGGTGTGCTCGTTCGTCGAGGAGGCTCGCGACTACGTCACCGGACGGGCCGCCGACGGCGAGTCGCCGACCTTCTTCGAGGTGATGACCGCGATGGCGATCTGGCAGTTCGGCCGCGCGGACGTCGACGTGGCCGTCCTCGAGGTCGGCATCGGCGGTCGCTACGACGCTACCAGCGTCGTCGACCCGATCGCGAGCGCGGTCACGAGCGTGACCTTAGAGCACACCGGCATCCTCGGCGACACCGAGGAGGAGATCGCCCGCGACAAGGCCCACGTCGCCCCCGCCGGGGCTCCGCTCGTCACCGGCGTGACGGGCGAGCCACTCGAAGGAATCCGCGAGGTCGCCGGCGAGGTCGTTACCGTGGGAACGGCCGCGGACGACGAGGCGAGTGACGAGGAGCCGCCGGACGTTCGAGTCGCCTACCGCGGCCGGACGAACCACACCGAGACCGCCGTCTCGATCGACGCCGGCGACGGGGCGCTCGAGACGCGGATTCCCTTGCTCGGCCGTCACCAGGCCGAGAACGCGGGGATCGCCGCGACCCTCGCTCGGCAGGCGGCGGACGTCTCGGACGCCGACCTCGCGCGCGGCCTCCGGAACGCCCACTGGCCGGGTCGCTTCGAGGTGATCGACACCGAGCCGCTGGTGATCCTCGACGGGGCGCACAACCCCGGCGCCTGCGAGCAGCTGGCGGAGACGCTCGCCACCTACGACTACGACGACCTCCGCCTCGTCCTCGGGGCGATGCACGACAAGGATCACGGCGAGATGGCCGCGGCGCTGCCGACCCCCGACGCCGTCGTTACGACCGAGCCGGACCTCGACCGCGCCGAGGATCGGGACGTCCTCGCCGAGGTGTTCGAACGGACCGGCGTCGACGACGTCCGGACGTCGCCGGGCGTCCGGGACGCCCTCGAGCGCGCGCTCGAGGCGAGCGACGAGACCGACTGCGTGCTCGTCACCGGGTCGCTGTTCGCGGTCGCCGAGGCGCGCTCGCGGTGGACGGCGGCGGGCATTCCGAAGCGGATCCGCGACCTCGACGACGCTCGCGAGGCCCTCGAGGGGGCGAACGCGACCGCGGCCGACGCCCGTTCGACGTCGGAATCGGCGGTTCACCGCGTCGTGAAGACGAACCTGCGCCACCGCCAGGCGACGGCCCTGCGCGAGGAACTGCTCCGCGTCGACGGGGAGTGTACCCTCTCCGGACTCGAGCGCAGCGACGAAGCCGTCGACGCCGTCCTGATGGGGACGCTCGCGCAGTTCGAACGGCTCGTCTGCCGGCTCGAGGAGCGATCCGACGGCCTCGCGGAGATCGCACGGGAGTTGCGAGACCGCCTCGAGATCGGGGCGATCGGATCGACGGCGGACGAAACGGAGAGCGAACGGAGAGCGGACGCCGACTCGCAGTACCCCTGGGACGACCGAACGGCGGTGATGGGCATCCTGAACGTCACCCCGGACAGCTTCCACGACGGCGGCGAGTACGACGCGATCGAGGACGCCGTCGCCCGCGCCGAGGCGATGGTCGACGCCGACGCGGACGTCATCGACGTCGGCGGCGAGTCGACCCGGCCGGGCGCCAATCCCGTTCCGGTCCAGGAGGAGATCGACCGCGTCGTGCCCGTCGTCGAGCGAATCGCCGGCCTCGACGCCCTGATCTCGATCGACACGCGAAAGGCGGCCGTCGCCGACGCGGCGCTCGAGGCCGGCGCTGACATCGTCAACGACGTCTCGGGGCTCGAGGACCCCGAGATGCGCTTCGTCGTGGCCGACCACGACGCGATGCTCGTCGTGATGCACAGCATCGACGCGATCGTCGATCCGGACCGGGAGGTCGAGTACGACGACGTCGTCGAGGACGTCATCGACCAGCTCGGCGAGCGCGTGCTGCTGGCCGAGAAAGCCGGCCTCGACCGCGAGGACATCATCGTCGATCCCGGGATCGGCTTCGGCAAATCGGCCCGCGAGAACTTCGAGCTGCTCGGCCGGACGGACGAGTTCCGGGCGTTCGGCTGTCCGATCCTCGTCGGCCACTCGCACAAGTCGATGTTCGCCCGCGTCGGTCGGGACGCCGGCGACCGGCTCGAGGCGACCGTCGCGGCGAGTGCGATCGCGGCGGACCGCGGAGCGGATCTCGTCCGGGTCCACGACGTCCCCGAGAACGTCGCCGCGGTGCGAACGGCGCTCGCAGCGCGCGACCCCGATGCGTTCGAGTGGTGAGCGGTCGCAGACCGGCTCCGCACCTGCCGGTCCAACCTTCAACTGTTCCGAAACCGTACCGATCGTGAGTGCACCGTACTCGGTGACCGATACATGAGGGACGAACACGACCACGATCTGCAGTCGACCGTCGAGGCGGAGGGACTGGAAGAACTCGCAGACGATCCGATGGACACGGCGATGTCGGTCGCGATCGAGAGCGCTCGCGACGGCAAACTCGCCGCGCTCGGTGGCGGGCTCTTGCTCCTGTCGACGCTTCGATCGCTGGCTCGCGGTCAACTCCGAACGCTGCCGAAGGCCGCCGTCGCCGCCGGTCTGCTCGGAATCGGCCTTCGCCAGCGCCGCTCGAGCGGGCCGACGATCTTCGAGCCGAGTACGGACGAGATCGGGGGTGAAACCGAAGGGAAAGAAATCTCCGACGAGGCGCGCGGAGCGGCCGAGCGTCCCGACTCCGGTCAGGAGTCGCAGATCGACGGGAGCGGGGACGTCGAGGGGGCGGCGCAGCTCGGCGACGAGGGCGACACGGGCTCGCGGATCGAGTTCACCGACGACCCCGAGGACGCGGAGCCGCGGTCGAAACCCGACGCCGAGAAAGACGAGGAGGATCCCCGGCGCGACACCGACGACGGTGCGGAAATCGACGTCTCGGACGCGGCGATGGCCGAGGAGGCGAGCGAGGCGACCGGCCCGGACCCCGAACAGGCCCAGCCGACCCAGACCGACGCGACGGAACCCGAAGAGACGCCCGAGGAGGACGCGTCAGACATGAAGGTCGAGCCGGACGAGGACGAGGACGAGGGCGAGAGCTCCGAAGCCGACGACGAGGACGAAACGTAGTCGGCCGCGAAGCGCTATCTCGAGCCCCGCGTTCGCGATCCGAGTGCTATGAGAGACCCGCTGGGACTGATCAGACGCGGACTCGAGCGGCCGACGAAGATCCCGCGCTACCTCTGGGGATTGCTCGTCCCCTCGTCGCGCTGGGGTCCCGAGTGGCGACGGCGGGACGGCATCGTGCTGTTCGAGCCCGGCGGCTACGCCGCGAGTCCCCGGACCAGACCCGAGTTCGCGTCGAACCTCTACCACGAGGTAGTCGGACTGTGGGCGGTTCTGGACGAACACCTCGAGTGCGACGAGCGACCCGAAACCTCGCTCGAGGTCGGCTGCGGCTACGGTCGCCTCTCGCCGTGGATCGCGCGGCGCTCGGAGACCCACTACGGCGTCGATCCGGACGAGCGCGCGCTCGGAATCGCGGCGACGCAGTATCCGGACCTCGCGTTCGCTCGCGGGCGGGCGTCGTCGCTGCCGGTTCCCGACGGCGCGATCGGGCTGACGGTCAGCTGGACCGTCCTCCAGCACGTCGACGACTCGCGGATCGAAGACGCCGCCGCAGAACTCCGCCGCGTGCTCGCTCCCGGCGGACTGCTCGTCTGCTGCGAACGCGTCCGCCCGCCCGGCGACGATCACATCTGGCCGCGCTCGGTCGAGACCTACGAGCGACTGTTCGAGCCGCTCTCGCTCCGCGCGGCGTACGAGCGGCCCGTCGAACCGACGTGGAACGAAGCGATGCCGACCGACCGGCCGGCGGAGCGCGTGCTGGTCTTCCGGGCGCCGTGATCCGGCCGCCGCAGCCGGTCGGCACTTCCCCCTGCAGCACCTCGTGAACCCATGGAGACGGTTCCGACCGTCCGGTACTACGCCCGAGAGCTCCGGCGGCGGCTGGCGCACTACGCCGAGAAGCGCCGCCACGGGTTTCGGGATCACGGCTCGCTCGAGCGGGCGGCCGACCGGATTCTGACGGCGCGGGCCGAGCGCGGGCTCGAGTCGGGCGGCCACTTCCACGGCGTCTGGCCGCGGGACCTCTGTTTCGCCGCGGCGGGACTGTCGGCGGCGGGGTACGACGACGTCGTCGCCGAAACGGGACGCTGGCTCGTCGACCAGCTCTCCGACGTCTTCTTCACCGACTTCCACGGGGGGTACAACGCGGCGACGCCGGCGGAGGGCGCCGACACCTTCCCGGCGCTCGTGATCCTCCTGGCCGAGGCCGGACGACTCCGCGAGCACGCCGACGCCGTCGCCGATCTCGCCGCGCGACACCGGGAGCGGTTCGTCGACGACGAGACGGGGATCGTGACCGGTTCGGGGAGTTCCTGGTGGGACTCGGCGGCCGCCCCTCGAGAGGCGTACAACACCGCGATGTTGCTCGCGGCGATCGAACGGCTCGACGCCGCGGGCCTCGAGACGACGTTCACGGGCCGGGCTGAGCGAGTCCGTGACGGACTGTTCAGGCTGTGGAATGGCGAGTACTTCGACGAACGCCGCGGCTCCGCGGTGCTCGCCTGCGACGCGAACGTCGTGCCGCTCTACTTCGACCTCGTCGACGAGGACCGCGCGCGGTCGATCGCCGGCGCGCTCGAGGGCCTCGAGACGGCGAACGGGCTCCGACTGCGCGAGCGGCCGTTCGCGCTCGGCGAGGTCCGGCCGTTCTTCCTGCTCCACCGGGACTACCACTTCCACGTCTGGCCCTGGAACAGCTTCGCGTACGCCAACGGGCTCGAGCGGTACGGACTCGACGATCGAGCCCGGCGGGAGGTCGACCGGATCGAGCGCGTCATGGCGCCCTACGGCAACTTCCTCGAGGTGCTCACGCTCGAGGGCGAGCCGTACGTGAAACGAGGGTACGCCAGCGCGGAGGACTTCACCGTCGCCGCGGCGCTGTGGGTGGAGTACGTCGAGGGAGCGCGACGAGAGCCGTGATCCGACGACGACGAAGCGCTCGTCGGGCGGCGTTCGTATCGCCGCCCGGGAGAGTCAATTTCTACCACCAAAACCCTCATTCGTGTGTCAGTTGTACGATATCGAGACCAACGCTGCGGCCGCGGGTGAAAAGAATTACCATGAGCGAAACACCTCAGCGCGAGCGCGAACCGATCGATCCGGAGTTCGACCATCAGCGAACGGAGGGTGTCGACGAGGCGGCGCTCGAGGAGCTCCTCGAGCCGTACGCGATCGGGCGGGACGACCACGAGAACGCGCCCGCCTTCGTGATCCGGCCGGACGAGGTGCAGGAAACGCTCAGACTCCTGCGGGACGAGGCGGGGTTCGATCACCTCTCCTGTATCACGCCCCAGGAGTACGAGGACCGCTACGAGTCGATCATTCACCTGACGAAGTACGACCAGCGGACCCACGAGGTGACCCTCGTCGTTCCGCTACCGAAGGACGATCCCCGGTGTGAGACGGCCGAACCGGTGTTTCGGACGGCCGACTGGCACGAGCGCGAGGCGTTCGACCTCGTCGGGATCGACTACG contains:
- the folP gene encoding dihydropteroate synthase, whose product is MEYHEAADFLFGLRRFRPKPGTESTAQLLAHLENPHENVDFVQIAGSNGKGSTARMLERALREAGLSVGLYTSPHLEDLRERIRVDGRKIPRSAVCSFVEEARDYVTGRAADGESPTFFEVMTAMAIWQFGRADVDVAVLEVGIGGRYDATSVVDPIASAVTSVTLEHTGILGDTEEEIARDKAHVAPAGAPLVTGVTGEPLEGIREVAGEVVTVGTAADDEASDEEPPDVRVAYRGRTNHTETAVSIDAGDGALETRIPLLGRHQAENAGIAATLARQAADVSDADLARGLRNAHWPGRFEVIDTEPLVILDGAHNPGACEQLAETLATYDYDDLRLVLGAMHDKDHGEMAAALPTPDAVVTTEPDLDRAEDRDVLAEVFERTGVDDVRTSPGVRDALERALEASDETDCVLVTGSLFAVAEARSRWTAAGIPKRIRDLDDAREALEGANATAADARSTSESAVHRVVKTNLRHRQATALREELLRVDGECTLSGLERSDEAVDAVLMGTLAQFERLVCRLEERSDGLAEIARELRDRLEIGAIGSTADETESERRADADSQYPWDDRTAVMGILNVTPDSFHDGGEYDAIEDAVARAEAMVDADADVIDVGGESTRPGANPVPVQEEIDRVVPVVERIAGLDALISIDTRKAAVADAALEAGADIVNDVSGLEDPEMRFVVADHDAMLVVMHSIDAIVDPDREVEYDDVVEDVIDQLGERVLLAEKAGLDREDIIVDPGIGFGKSARENFELLGRTDEFRAFGCPILVGHSHKSMFARVGRDAGDRLEATVAASAIAADRGADLVRVHDVPENVAAVRTALAARDPDAFEW
- a CDS encoding class I SAM-dependent methyltransferase — encoded protein: MRDPLGLIRRGLERPTKIPRYLWGLLVPSSRWGPEWRRRDGIVLFEPGGYAASPRTRPEFASNLYHEVVGLWAVLDEHLECDERPETSLEVGCGYGRLSPWIARRSETHYGVDPDERALGIAATQYPDLAFARGRASSLPVPDGAIGLTVSWTVLQHVDDSRIEDAAAELRRVLAPGGLLVCCERVRPPGDDHIWPRSVETYERLFEPLSLRAAYERPVEPTWNEAMPTDRPAERVLVFRAP
- a CDS encoding glucosidase family protein encodes the protein METVPTVRYYARELRRRLAHYAEKRRHGFRDHGSLERAADRILTARAERGLESGGHFHGVWPRDLCFAAAGLSAAGYDDVVAETGRWLVDQLSDVFFTDFHGGYNAATPAEGADTFPALVILLAEAGRLREHADAVADLAARHRERFVDDETGIVTGSGSSWWDSAAAPREAYNTAMLLAAIERLDAAGLETTFTGRAERVRDGLFRLWNGEYFDERRGSAVLACDANVVPLYFDLVDEDRARSIAGALEGLETANGLRLRERPFALGEVRPFFLLHRDYHFHVWPWNSFAYANGLERYGLDDRARREVDRIERVMAPYGNFLEVLTLEGEPYVKRGYASAEDFTVAAALWVEYVEGARREP